TGAACTGACGGTTGTGAAACTCTAACGTGCTTAATGATTTTAGTTTTATCTGATCACCTATGCTCTCAAAAACTTTAAAATTATACATGTGCTTCAATGGCAGTCGATTACTTTCAGGTTCATCGATAGAATATAAGGTCATTGATAATATAAAGCTACAAAGAACAGCTATATGTCGCTTACTGAAATGGTGAAAGAATTTCCTTGATTTTTTCAACTTCAGTACCCCTTGGTAATATATAATTATTAGAATATAAAATGCCAACTGATTTCTCTAGGGAATATGAGAAATATATCCTGCTATCATTCACTTGATAAAAAATAACCATATCTTGGTTTAACATGGTCAGTAATTTGCTCAAATAAACAGGGATCGTGTTTTTTTTATTAGTTATGAGTGTCACTGATGCTTGGTGATCACTAGTGATATGACTTTTTCTGTATTTAAAAGAAATAAATCCAGAACTAAAATAATCTTCACCACGAAAAGCCTCATACTTAAGATATTTCTCATATACTAAATAACTACTAAATATCAAGTTTGATATAATTAATGTAATACAAAGAAGCGAACTTTTAGCCCAAAAGAAAGCTGAGTTCGACTCTGAATCCTCAGAACTTTCACTGGGGGTTAAAAGGGCCACTTGGTTATCTAAGAAAACATTTAATGGTGTATTAATGCTGTAACCTAAGCCTCGGTGAGCCTTAATTTCCACTTCAACTTCAACTTCAGACAACGCTTTACGTAATAATGAAATACTCCTCTTTATAGACCCTTCAGTAACAACCTTGTTTTTCCATACCTCTCTGAAAATTTCATCTTTGGTTACCATTTCACCATGATTTTTCAGTAGTAATAATGCAAGGTTAAGCTCGTTAGCTTGTAAACTCGTCTTTTTATCTCGGTAGGTGACTGAACTTTCGCCAATATCAAATTTCACATCCACAAAAGATACCTTAATATCAAAGCAATTCCATTTTTCTTGGGCAATCATACCTGCACTAATTAAACCGAGCAAATAAAAGTATCATTTATTATTACAGTTTTTTAATTTGTATGAAAACCAAACAATAACATTAATTGAAATAATGACAATACGAATAATTAAACATCATACCATTAATTAGCTAATTTAGAGATTGTTAAATAACCACCCCTTAACACAAAGGCTATAACAATATGATTTTAATGGGGACTACATTGTTCCGGATGATGCATTTAAAATCATAAAAAATATGACAAACCCTCAAAAACCAAAAAAATTAATTGAAAAAAATCGATAATAAATTAAATTAAATTACGAAGCCCAATTTATAATAAAAATAAAACTAACCAATATTAAAAAGTAACTTATAAGCAGTTATAAGAGCAGAATTAATTGTGAAAATGACATAATTGGCAGTTAAAAAGACAAAACCAATGAATAAATGTGAATAAAATGAGTATAAGCATATACCCAAGTAACCTCAAGATGCTGCGTTCAGCGAGATGACCTTAACTCTCAGGCGCGGCAACGATTCGAAGATATAGTGGCTCTACATTGAGAATCGTTAACAAAGTCTGAGAGTTAAGGCCGCTCGCCCTTTGGGAGCGTGTCACTGAATCAAGCATCTTGAAGTCACTTGGGTATAACATTATAGACGGAAAGTAATTGTTGATATTATATACTCAAGTTAATCTGTCTAACGTGACGACCTTAGGAGAGTCTCTCTGAAGTCACTTCAGTATACAGCCTTCAATCTAGCAGTGTTTTCTTGATGATAATGAATCTCTATGATATCTGTGCTCAACTAAGCGGCCTCTAGAGTGCTTAAACGTCAGCCCAGAATTACCAATATTTGTTCTTCTTTGCCTAACAATAAGTTCTTCGAGACTTTTTGCTAACGAGATTTTTTTACGGATATTTTCAAAAAAACACGAGAATGACATAATTTTATACCACACAGGGGCTATATAAGGCTTAACGGTAGATATTGGACAGACCATAACACCCAAGATCGCCTTAGAGCACTACGCACTGTCAAGTAAAAGAGAGATACCCATTTGACCCTAGGGGGCTTGTCTCAAAGCAATATGACCGAGTCATATTTGGGTGCTATGGCAACGACCCAGTAACAGCCGTTGCCATAACAAGAAGTTAACGGCTCATGATGGCATTAACTTGTGAACAGATATCTTTGTTCGTGGCATGATCCCAATCTTTAGCATCAGAAAAATAACCATCTGCAGTGAATACCGTCATGTTATCTTTATCCACAGAGTAAGGCTTGAACGTATCTGCTTTTAACCAATTCGACATCAAAATATCCTTTGCAACATGATCTTGCACAGAGAATGTTGTTGGTCCAGAAACCGCGTTCACTTCATTACCGAAGATAAATGACAGCTCGGCACCGTGGCATGATGTTTCAGATGGCAAACATGTTTTAGAAAAACTTTCGACGTAGTAGTCTGGCCATAGAGAGAAACCCGGTTGGTAATTAAATTGGTACAGCGAAGAATGCGAACCGTTTGCTGCTAAGTTTTTAGCCACGTTTTGAGATGAACACATAAACAAAACCTGATTCATCAATTTACGAGCATTTGCCTTACGTTTCTCAGCATTACTGCTCCAGATTGATAAGTGAAACTCTGGGATATTACGTAACTGCTTACCCTTGTCACCACCAAAGAATAAATCGATTAACTGGTTATAACTCCCAGCAAAGTTAAGCAAGGCATCAAACGGTGCAACAAAGATGTTTGACTCATCTTTATTAAAGCCGACGGTGACATCAACACCCTCTACTTTTTTCAGGTCACTCGGCTGATAAGGAACCGTTTCACCATCAATGTAAGGTGCCCAAGACAACAGGCCCGATGTTTTTGGTGTAATTGTGGTGAGATTGTTCATTTGAGTTAAGGCAGCCTTCATCTCAGCTTGAACTGCAACAATGTCTTCAAAAGGAACCGTTTTAATGTCCTTATCACTACCAAGTTTGTCTTTAACTTTATCGGCTAACCACTTTGCCGATTGAGCGTCTTTGTATTTCACGCCATACGGATTACTCTCCATGATTGCACGTTGATATAGGCGGGCATTTTGTTGGTCATCCATCAGTTGAATACCAATTGACATGGCCCCAGCGCTTTCACCAAATAGAGTTATATTCTCAGCATCCCCACCAAAACTTTCGATATTATCGTGGATCCATTCAAGCGCTGCTTTTTGGTCTTGTATACCGTAGTTACCAGAGTGATGCTCGTTGTATAAACTGCCTAAAATACCTAGACGGTAGTTAAGGCTGACTAGGATAAACGGATTGTCTTCGTCGGCATTTTTAGCCACGATATTATTACCGTCAAATTGCTTGACTGAACTCGAACCTAGCTCAAATGCACCACCGTGAATGAAGACGTACACTGGAAGTTTAGCTACTTTAGTATTACTAGCTGGACGCCAAACATTCACATTTAAGCAGTCCTCACTTTGCGTTTCTTGGACAACCCCGTTCGCAGCCATAGTGTGTGGGACTTGTGGACAAATATCGCCTACTGAAGTCACTGCATATTCATGACCCGCTTGATAATGATAAGTTTGCGGAGCCTGGAATCGTTCAGCCGTCGCATACTTTATACCCAAAAAAGACTCAACGGGAGAAGAGTGATTCTCAGGTTGCGTTTCAAGACCAGTCAAAACGGCGCCATCAATTTCAACCGTCGGTGAATTTGAAAATAGTTCATGATTGACATCAAGCGTTACTGCTTGAGCTGAAGAAAGGCAAGCTAAGCAGCTCAACCACACTGTATTTATAGAAAAGTTTTTCATTATTTTTTATCTATGCTTTTTTGACACCCAAACAGCCAAATTATTGATGATAATTCAGCTACTGTCTTTCGCCGTATTGATAGTGAATATGGCGGGATTAATATGCAATGTAACACCTGCTAAAGAAAGGAAATCACCGTTATTTTATAATTACTGATCTTTATTGAGGTTACAGCGAGATAGATTAAAAAACTCAGTCAGGTCTTGTATCGTACAATATTTTCAAAAACATACCAAAATAGACTCAAGATACTTTGAGATAAAAAGGTCTGGCAAGCAAGCCAGACCTTTATTATGAATAGATTAATCCTATTTAGGTTAACTATTACTAAGCTGTATATTAATGTGAAGTAGGTGCATTGTACGAACCACTTTGATCAAAGTTAACGTTCTGATTCGGTCCAAGCGCTCTACAGCCCATAGATGGGAGAAGATTCAATCCATTAGATACAATCGCTGGAAACGAATATTGCTGAGAGTAGTAAAGAGACTCATTATGCACGGTATGCTCATCTATTTGCTTTGATTCACCTGCACGAACCAGAACAGAACGACCAAGACGGCTTACCAGTACATAAGCATCATATTCTGAATGATTGCTTGCGGTTAAAGATAATGAATTATAAGTTTGTGACGTATAGCCCGAACGCGCACTACAGTGCACTGTTAAATCTACAGGAACTTTCCGTGGTTTTTGCATATTCACAGCATTACGAGACACATACATATATTGGTTTTTTGAACCTTTATCACCGTTTTTCGGAAATACAATCAAATCCCCTGCGACGCTACCACCAGCACCACCACCACTCACGTCAAATACACGGCCATTTGCAATGGACGCAATCGCCATTTCTGTTTTGTTAGTCGAGGTAATGATCGACTCTTCTAGGTGAAGATCACTTTGCGCTTGGAAAGAAAACAACTGTGAGACACCGTAATCAATATCGCATCGATTGATAGTCACATTGTAATCGTTAACAGTTAAACACTGAGTATCATCAGCGACAGGACGAACTTGGAACACGTTCGTTGGGTGCGCAGTTGTTCCTTGGGCGGCAGGGACAAACTTAAACAATGTATTGACATCGGTATTGTCATTCACAGCTTGAGAAGTATCACAATCCTGGAACTTAAATTGACCACCCGTCTTCGTTAAACATCTCGGGGTTCCGTTATTTGTAAAGTTAATGATACGTTTACCACGGTCACCGACTGCAACATTAAATCGCTTCGTTTTCAGCTTATCTTCACCATTGACACGATAGTTAGCCGTCAAGTCAAGTGGCAGTACAATGTTAGCAAATCGAGGTAGGTAACTTTCAAACAGTCCACCTATTGCTTCAATACCATCGTTGACTGATGCAATATCTAAATAGAACTGGCCATCATCGGAGAATTCAACCGCTCTTGCTAGAATCTGGCTATTAATCAACTCTTCAATTGGCTTTAAACCTTGCTCGATATAACTTGGTAGATCGGGGAAATCCGCTTTAATCATTTCAATCAGTGGGTATCTCGCTGACCAAGTCACGCTTTCTAAACCCGAAATTGGGCTTTGATCAAGTGTCTCTAATGTCAAACGAATACCTGTATCGCTAGCTTGACGCTGAGCTGTTTGACGGCCTTTATTCGATACTTTGATCACAGCACCGTTAATATAAGCGTTGTTGTAGTTCACATCATTAAGCGGATCGCTGTCTTTTAATACGATTTGACTTGTGTCGGTGTTGTAGGTGACGACCGTCGCAAACTGGTTCCAATTAAAGGTTTTTTGACCCGTTGTTTCAATCTCAAATGGGACATCAGCCGTAACATGGCCGCCTTTTAGGGTTTGGTTCGTGTTGCCTACACTGATCGTTTGTTCATTGTCCGCGTCTTGCCAAACGTTCACGCCCGTTAAACGAACATTGTGACCATTAGCGATCAGGTCACACTCTTGCGATTGGGTTTGTGTCAGTACACACTCACTCTCTGGGTTAGCCGAATCGACAATACGCATCGGGGAGGCATCGAGGTAAGCGCCTTGGCCTATCATTTTAGTTTTATTGTCTGGGTCAATAAATGGAATAGGCGTATCATTATCCGTAAGTTTGTAACCGAGCGTCAAGGTAAAGAACGCTTCACTGCTCCAACCTTGCTGTGGATAAATTTCCCCAGTCACTCGATAATGGCCATCAACAACATCCACTTTTTGATTGTCTAAAACAACCCACTCCGATGTTGGCTTATCCGTATCCATGCTCTTTTCAACTAACACATGGATTGGGTCAGCAGCCAAACTGTCTGCACTACCACTTACCAAATCAAATTCTAACTCAACTTGCACTGGTGTTTTCGTCGCTAGCCACTGCTTGCCTTCTCTCATCACCGATTTGTCATTTGCTTGCTCAAATTCAGCACTAGCATTAGAAAACTCCGGGCTATCTGGAACAAGGTCATCCACTGTAAGCATGCCTCCCCAACCCGCACGCCAATCATCAGCCCCAAGGTAAACTCTTAAACCAGCGCTATGAAAGCCAACATCGGGTAAAATACATGACCATTGATTACCTTCAATACGTGTACAGTCATAGCGCTTCTCATCCGCACCATATATCTTAACGTCAATGGTTGAACCCTCGTGCCACCATGGGCCATTCGGATCATTGTCCGGATTAAGATCCGGAAAAGAATCCGGGGGCGTAACCGTAAACTTATGCCCAGGCTTGAGGCTCAAACCTTCTGGATTGATATTTGCGATACAAAAGTTACTGGGGCCGTCTGAGTTTAAGTCTACACATCGTTGAGTCGGGAGGATGTTAGTTGCTCCGTAGTTTTCGGCGATATTTTGTGTCACGCTGGCAGCATGAGATGTCGGGATACTGGCAAAACTGGCCAGCAGCGCAGCATAAATTGGAGAAAGTTTCATTTTTTTGCTCTTGTCTTTCTTGTCTTGATTGATGATGTATTACTAGGCAAAGGAGTAAGGCTTAGAGCCAAATGCTCTTTGTCTTTTGCCTTGTCACCATGCTTCTAAAAAGCCCTACCCCCCAAGACAATCAAGGTTAATTTAGATTTAGCTTTTTTCACAAAACAAATTAAAAAAACATTAATACAATACAAAACAATATGATAAGGCACAAAAATCAAAAGGCCGACTCAAATATCGAACTTGTATTTTGATTTTCTAAATTAAAAATAATAGTGAGATTTGCGGTTAGAGATAAATCTGAAACCAAAAAAAAGTAGCCGAGTTGGCTACTTATAGCAATCAGAGTCAACGCATAACATCACGTTATTACGCGAGTTATCATCTTGTACTGGCTTTAATCGTGCTTAGGCTTTTCAGGCATAGGTTTTAATAAAGCTGGCACCGTGTCAGGTTGAAGTGCACAAGTATGTAGGATATCTAAAATAAGGGCGTTCTCATCAATCACATCTTGATAAGGCTTCGTTGGTATCCCATCCAGTGCAAGATGCAGTTTTTCTGCCGTATAGCGATAGCTGTCAAGCGCTTGATTTTTCCACTGCTCAACCAATTGGATAGAACGGACAATACAGTCTTGTAATGGCACATCTTGTTGTAGATCATCAATAGTTAATTCTCCTATCCAAGAATTACGAGGTTCCAGAGGATCAACCCATAACTCTAAAGGAGCACCACTTTCAGGGAAACCTGAAGCTGGCACAGTACAGCTCCACTGATTATCGCCCATATCTTCACATTCGGTACTCCCCACCTTTCCTAATGCACGCACGCGCCTTGGTGACTCTGCCTCTTGCCATCCTTCATACGCTTCAAAAGTCGGAACTGTCACAACAAAGGGATGATCCGGCGCTAAGGTCAACCCTTTGGTTTCGATGTTTGCTGTACAGTGATCTCCCCAGTCCATAAGTGAAAAAGTCACACAATGAACGGGGTCTGGAATAGGCGAATCCTCATAGTTAGTTGTAATGTCTTGGGTAAAGGTCGCAGCTTGAGCGCCAGAAATACCAGCAAAACTCACTAGCAGCGCAGTATAGATTGATGAACGATTCATATTATTTTCTCTTGTTATTTTTGATGATTATGTTTTATTTAATAAAAGCTAGATTTAGGCACACTTAATTTACTTATGTGCGATAAATTTACATATTTACCATAAACTTAAAATCACCTTACCTAGCCCACCCACCATGCCGAACCAAACAAAAATGGCCAAGAGAATCACGGTTAATCCGTTTTTTTTGATATTTTTTTACCTACACGAGAGAAACTTTTCTCTCACATTGTTTAACCCAAAAGAGCAAAGATCCTTCTTTGCTCTCTGGGCATATTTTCTTATTACCTAACTATTATTCTGGGATTTCGGTAAAGGCGTTATAGCCTTTCTTATACTCAGAGAAGTTTTTATCTTTTCCTCTCCAAGCTTGACAAGCGCTTGGGTTGGCAGGCAATGAGAAAAAGCTATTATGTGGGTTATATTCCGGTCTAAAGCGATAGACTTGCTCCAAGCCATTGAAGCCTGTCATAGTACGGGTGTCAATTTGCTTAGATTCGCCAGCTCGGATCAGCGCCCAACGGCCACTGTAATTGATGTACACATAGGCATCATGTTTACTCTGGTTACTTGCAGAAAGCGATATCTTATTACTTTGTGAAAAATAGGATTGACTCCAAGTCTCACAGTGCATGGTCAAATCTACAGGTACCGTGACTGGCTTATCTGGCTCAGTTTGAAGTCTAAAGCGGGATACATACATATGCTGGTTGACTGAACCTTGCTCGTAGTTCTTCGGATAGACAATCAGATCATTGGCCTGACCAACGCCACCACCACCGCTGCGATCGAAAATACGGCCATTTTTCAATGAGGCAATGGTCATTTTGGGTGTATTGGCAGAAGTGATGATCGACTCTTCAAAGTGATAATCGCCTTGAGCTTGGAAAGTAAATAATTGAGCGACACCATAATTCGCATCACATTGCTGTGCCGAAACAGTATAGCCATCTTCAGCCACAGTCAGACACTGGGAGTCATCGCTAAATGGACGAACTTGGAACACATTGGTTGGGTGTGATAACGTTCCCATGGCCGCTGGAATAAACTTAAACAGCACATTTGGATCCGTCTCGTCATTGACCGCATGAGAAGTATCACACTCTTGGAAAACAAATTTTCCGCCGATATTGGTCAAACACTGAGGCGTATAATCACCACTGTTAAAGTTGATGATACGTTTCCCTCGATCACCGATGGCAATGTTGAAGCGTTTTGATTTCACTTTATCAACGCCATTAACACGGTAATGCGCGACTAAGTCTAACGGTAAAACTAGGTTGGCAAAACGCGGGAAATATTGATCATACTGGCTGCCAAGATCCGCGATCGCTTGACTAATACCATCATTGAGCGTTGCCACATCGAGATAGAAATCCCCAGATGCAGAAAACGTCGCTGAATTGGCTAAAATATAATTATTGATTGCATTTTGAACGAGGAGCAACCCTTGCTCAACCAAACTTGGTAACTCTGGGTACTGAATTTTTACAAACTCAAGCAGTGGATATTCTGCACTCCATGTTACTTGACCTTCCAAGCCAGAAATAGCATGACCATTTAGGGTGGTAAGGGAAACATGAATACCAGTATCATTCACTTCACGGCCATCTTTATGGCTGCCTGTATTACTGACTTTCGTCACGGCCCCATAGATGAAAGCGTTTTTGTAACTGACATTATTAACTGGGTTTGTGTCCTCAACGACGATATGTTCTGGATCGGTATTATACGTAATTCGAGTGCTGACATTATTCCAAGAGACGCTCTTCTGGCCTGTGGTTTCCATATCTAAAGAGAGATCTTGAGTGATGTGCCCTCCTTGCAGGGTTTGTGCTGGTTTTCCGTCAACCTTAATAGTTTGAGCTTGATCCGCATCCTGCCAAACATTGACATCGGTTAATGTTACCTCTCGACCATTCGCAAGGTAATCGCAGGTTTGTGGTAACGATTGAGTTAATATGCATTGACCGTCGGTATTGACTGAGTCCACAATGCGCATTGGAGAGGCATCGAGGTAAGCGCCTTGGCCTGTCATCCTAGTCTTATTGTCTGGGTCAATAAATGGAATAGGCGTATCGTTATCCGTAAGTTTGTAACCGAGCGTCAATGTAAAGAACGCTTCACTACTCCAACCTTGCTGTGGATAGATTTCCCCAGTCACTCGATAATGGCCATCAACAACATCCACTTTTTGATTGTCTAAAACAACCCACTCCGATGTTGGCTTATCCGTATCCATGCTCTTTTCAACTAACACATGGATTGGGTGAGCAGCCAAACTGTCTGCACTACCACTTACCAAATCAAATTCTAACTCAACTTGTACTGGTGTTTTCGTCGCTAGCCACTGCTTACCTTCTCTCACCTCCGATTTGTCATTCGCTTGCTCAAATTCAGCAGTAGCATTAGAAAACTCCGGGCTATCTGGAACGAGGTCATCCACTGTAAGCATGCCTCCCCAACCCGCACGCCAATTATCAACACCGAGGTGAACTCTTAAGCCACCGCTATGAAACCCAACATCGGGTAAAATACACGACCATTGATTACCTTCAATACGTGTACAGTCATAACGCTTCTCATCTGCACCATATATCTTCACGTCAGTCGGCGAATCCTCACCCCACCAACTTGCTACCGGAAAAGAAACTGGGGTCGTGACCGTAAACTCATGCCCAGGTTTGAGGCTTAAACCTTCTGGATTGATATTTGCGATACAAAAGTTACTGGGTCCGTCTAAGTTTAAGTCTACACATCGTTGAGTCGGGAGGATGTTAGTTGCTCCGTAGTTTTCGGCGATATTTTGTGTCACGCTGGCAGCATGAGATGTCGAGATACCGGCAAAACTGGCCAGTAACGCAGCATAAATTGGAGAGAATTTCATTCTTTTCCTCTTTGTTTCTGAATTATAAATGGTCTTATACATAAAACTATGATGAAGGTTATTTCTAAAATAAAAAATCACTATTCTAGAACCACTCAATCAATGAGGTGGGGGGGGAATTTGACAAACAAAGATAAAATAACCAAGAAAATAAAGGTTATAAACAAAAAATAAAAAGATAAAAAAGATAAAAAAGATAAAAAACAATTATCATGAACCGAATTGAAATAGGGTGTAAGCATTGATGACCAACGAGCTCAATTCACAAACCATCAAGTATGCATTTCCACAAGGATAACCCTGTTTTAGTGAGATTTTCGAGATATGGGTGAGTAGGAGTAACATATTGAAAAGTTAAGGGGGACACTTAAAGATTTTGTATTTTTAGCTCAGTAACTTAAATGCATAAATAAACTTCCATAGAATAAATGCATCATAAGTGAATAAAAGACCCTAGATAATTTAAGTCGAAGTTTACACTTTTAAGTAAACGCTTAGTTACTTACGAAATAACGAATACTTTTACAATTTTTTGACAAATATAAACCTAGGGTTTGATGGAAAGAGTGAATT
This window of the Vibrio azureus genome carries:
- a CDS encoding winged helix-turn-helix domain-containing protein, translated to MIAQEKWNCFDIKVSFVDVKFDIGESSVTYRDKKTSLQANELNLALLLLKNHGEMVTKDEIFREVWKNKVVTEGSIKRSISLLRKALSEVEVEVEIKAHRGLGYSINTPLNVFLDNQVALLTPSESSEDSESNSAFFWAKSSLLCITLIISNLIFSSYLVYEKYLKYEAFRGEDYFSSGFISFKYRKSHITSDHQASVTLITNKKNTIPVYLSKLLTMLNQDMVIFYQVNDSRIYFSYSLEKSVGILYSNNYILPRGTEVEKIKEILSPFQ
- a CDS encoding carboxylesterase family protein, which codes for MKNFSINTVWLSCLACLSSAQAVTLDVNHELFSNSPTVEIDGAVLTGLETQPENHSSPVESFLGIKYATAERFQAPQTYHYQAGHEYAVTSVGDICPQVPHTMAANGVVQETQSEDCLNVNVWRPASNTKVAKLPVYVFIHGGAFELGSSSVKQFDGNNIVAKNADEDNPFILVSLNYRLGILGSLYNEHHSGNYGIQDQKAALEWIHDNIESFGGDAENITLFGESAGAMSIGIQLMDDQQNARLYQRAIMESNPYGVKYKDAQSAKWLADKVKDKLGSDKDIKTVPFEDIVAVQAEMKAALTQMNNLTTITPKTSGLLSWAPYIDGETVPYQPSDLKKVEGVDVTVGFNKDESNIFVAPFDALLNFAGSYNQLIDLFFGGDKGKQLRNIPEFHLSIWSSNAEKRKANARKLMNQVLFMCSSQNVAKNLAANGSHSSLYQFNYQPGFSLWPDYYVESFSKTCLPSETSCHGAELSFIFGNEVNAVSGPTTFSVQDHVAKDILMSNWLKADTFKPYSVDKDNMTVFTADGYFSDAKDWDHATNKDICSQVNAIMSR